A window of the Arachis duranensis cultivar V14167 chromosome 5, aradu.V14167.gnm2.J7QH, whole genome shotgun sequence genome harbors these coding sequences:
- the LOC107490477 gene encoding putative pentatricopeptide repeat-containing protein At1g12700, mitochondrial encodes MLSSSTSRITLIFRYSLLQIPNFVSFPSSSSLHSHSTRQVDEAVHSFTRMLSMRRPPSIVQFTKILGSLAKTKHFHAAISLFQQLQVRGIAPNLITLSIVINCCCGMGRMTPAFSILAKIFRMDYQPNTVTLTTILKGLYLCGSVEKAVRFHDRVVAHGFQFNQVTYGTLINGLCKTGHTSAAIQVLRKIPRYGIDPSVFMYRAIIDSLCKDTLVSQAFHLFSEMLAKGISPNVITYSSLIFGLCLESQYKEAIDLLSDMVLRNITPNVPYL; translated from the coding sequence ATGTTGTCATCCTCAACCTCAAGGATCACTCTCATATTTAGGTATTCTCTTCTCCAAATCCCTAATTTTGTTTCCTTCCCTTCCTCTTCATCCCTTCACTCTCATTCTACTCGCCAAGTTGATGAAGCTGTTCATTCCTTCACTCGCATGCTCTCTATGCGTCGCCCTCCATCCATCGTCCAATTCACCAAGATTTTGGGGTCTCTTGCCAAGACGAAGCATTTCCACGCCGCCATTTCCCTTTTTCAGCAATTGCAAGTCAGGGGAATCGCTCCCAACTTAATTACTTTGAGTATCGTAATTAATTGTTGTTGCGGCATGGGTCGTATGACGCCTGCTTTCTCTATATTGGCCAAGATTTTCAGAATGGATTATCAACCTAATACGGTAACATTGACAACAATCCTGAAAGGTCTCTATCTCTGTGGTAGTGTTGAAAAAGCAGTGCGCTTTCATGACAGAGTGGTGGCTCATGGATTTCAGTTTAATCAAGTCACTTATGGGACGTTGATCAATGGGCTCTGTAAGACCGGACACACATCAGCTGCTATTCAAGTGTTGAGAAAGATCCCACGGTATGGCATTGATCCTAGTGTCTTCATGTACAGAGCAATTATTGATAGCCTCTGCAAGGATACACTTGTAAGTCAGGCTTTTCATTTATTCTCTGAGATGCTTGCTAAGGGAATTTCTCCTAATGTTATCACATACAGTTCTCTCATTTTTGGATTGTGTCTTGAGAGTCAATATAAGGAAGCCATCGATTTGTTAAGTGATATGGTGCTTAGAAACATTACTCCAAATGTTCCGTACCTATAG